The bacterium genome contains a region encoding:
- a CDS encoding glycosyltransferase family 2 protein, with amino-acid sequence MTITCIIATFNREQLLVRAVESVLQQQVDAEFEVIVLNDAGEPLQPADWQKDSRVQVYNTNSVERCFVRNAGASMARGEWLHFLDDDDYMLPGAYSALLEIPRNPNVHWLYAAYNCVDDDGELIQNISPTLEGDLYALAVADIGIPLGASLINREAFLSAGGFDPYLIPGEDRELIQRISLSGTFAACQDIVISVRVGVNGATTTPWSLSTKMSRMMREKCFCNPRCLPRVFETLPMDGGRDIVRGRLVRFYGVSAIRNMRRSPLTALSRTMVAMRFCLAGIPSGRFFRGLCGGW; translated from the coding sequence ATGACCATAACGTGTATTATAGCGACTTTTAACAGGGAGCAATTGCTGGTGCGTGCGGTAGAAAGCGTTTTGCAGCAGCAGGTAGATGCGGAGTTCGAAGTCATTGTATTGAACGATGCCGGCGAGCCGCTTCAGCCTGCCGACTGGCAGAAAGATTCTCGCGTGCAAGTCTACAACACCAACAGTGTAGAGAGGTGCTTTGTGCGAAATGCAGGTGCCTCTATGGCCAGAGGTGAATGGCTTCACTTTCTTGATGACGACGATTATATGCTGCCTGGGGCATATTCTGCTCTGTTGGAAATACCCAGGAATCCAAATGTCCACTGGCTGTATGCTGCTTACAATTGCGTTGATGACGATGGAGAGCTTATCCAGAATATATCACCGACACTTGAGGGAGATTTATATGCGCTTGCCGTTGCGGATATTGGGATACCTTTAGGCGCTTCGTTAATCAACCGGGAGGCATTTTTATCAGCGGGTGGTTTTGATCCATATCTCATACCCGGTGAAGACAGGGAGCTTATTCAGCGTATATCATTATCAGGAACTTTTGCGGCGTGCCAGGATATTGTCATATCGGTCAGGGTGGGAGTTAATGGCGCAACTACAACGCCATGGTCTCTCAGTACCAAGATGTCCCGTATGATGCGTGAGAAATGTTTTTGTAATCCTCGATGTTTGCCGAGGGTATTTGAGACTCTTCCAATGGATGGCGGCCGTGATATCGTGCGGGGCCGTTTGGTGCGTTTCTATGGTGTATCTGCGATAAGGAATATGCGCAGGTCGCCCTTGACGGCACTTAGTCGGACGATGGTTGCCATGCGGTTTTGCTTGGCTGGTATACCCAGCGGGCGCTTTTTCAGGGGGCTTTGCGGCGGCTGGTAG
- a CDS encoding glycosyltransferase family 4 protein: MSDNNMEDDNQVKMPLNGDSTRWPCSVALVVCALNPGGTQAVVLGLGRYLKSCRCQVDVITVEEPGVWSDRGEEFGLRIIDLGGKGKSQFERACRFIAFMRNSNYDVVFTNNVPSAHAALGGIPDKILVVPILHATDGANADLATANNAAWNVVVGVSPAAEQEARLRAPNKSVICITNGINWPSDVSRREKHLSSPIELIWIGRMVQKHKNIFALPAIVYECRQIGIDCHLTIIGWGEDGDELKRLVDQYEVSDLVTFTGLLEPDETRHRLGDSHVLLFPSVSEGLGMVLLESIAAGCVPIVSRLPGVTDIVVKDGVNGFLCDPKSAIAFAQAIGELKNNPDLWLTMSKNSVAMYNEEYTVEAMGRSYTNLIRKGLSGGYPLCKRRSRMPSIDVSVFAKFSGWPKLATAVISRLISCAAMFCAKKYRTEMKQV, translated from the coding sequence GTGTCCGATAATAATATGGAAGATGATAACCAAGTCAAGATGCCGCTAAATGGGGATAGCACACGCTGGCCTTGTTCAGTAGCGCTGGTTGTATGTGCTCTGAATCCTGGTGGCACACAAGCGGTTGTTTTGGGTCTTGGTCGTTATTTGAAATCATGCAGATGCCAAGTCGACGTTATTACAGTCGAAGAGCCGGGCGTATGGTCTGATCGTGGTGAGGAGTTCGGGCTGCGGATAATTGACCTTGGAGGCAAGGGCAAGAGCCAGTTTGAGCGTGCATGCAGGTTCATTGCATTCATGCGCAATAGCAATTATGATGTTGTTTTTACTAATAATGTGCCTTCGGCGCACGCTGCGCTCGGCGGTATACCCGATAAAATCCTGGTTGTGCCCATTCTTCATGCAACGGATGGTGCAAATGCCGACCTGGCGACTGCCAACAATGCGGCATGGAATGTTGTTGTAGGTGTAAGCCCTGCAGCCGAGCAAGAGGCGCGATTGCGTGCGCCAAACAAGTCTGTGATTTGCATAACCAATGGAATCAATTGGCCGAGTGATGTTTCCAGGCGTGAAAAACACCTATCAAGTCCTATTGAGTTGATCTGGATAGGGCGGATGGTGCAAAAACACAAAAATATCTTTGCTCTGCCCGCCATAGTATACGAGTGCCGGCAGATCGGCATCGACTGTCACCTTACAATTATTGGTTGGGGTGAGGATGGAGATGAGTTAAAGCGTCTGGTGGATCAGTATGAGGTCTCCGATTTGGTAACTTTTACCGGGCTTCTTGAACCGGATGAAACGCGGCACAGATTGGGCGATTCGCATGTGCTTCTTTTTCCATCAGTGAGCGAGGGACTAGGAATGGTATTATTGGAGTCTATAGCTGCTGGTTGTGTGCCAATCGTGTCGCGTCTGCCGGGGGTCACCGACATTGTCGTCAAGGATGGGGTAAACGGATTCCTTTGTGATCCAAAGTCGGCAATCGCATTTGCACAGGCTATAGGCGAATTGAAAAACAATCCAGACTTATGGCTGACAATGAGCAAAAATTCGGTTGCCATGTATAATGAAGAGTATACCGTGGAAGCTATGGGACGCTCATATACGAATCTCATCCGCAAAGGTTTATCCGGAGGTTACCCACTTTGCAAACGGCGCAGTCGTATGCCCAGCATTGACGTGTCTGTTTTCGCAAAATTCTCCGGTTGGCCAAAATTGGCGACTGCCGTCATATCAAGGCTTATAAGCTGTGCGGCAATGTTTTGTGCGAAGAAGTATAGAACTGAGATGAAGCAGGTATAG
- a CDS encoding O-antigen ligase family protein — MPDHSNKTDRETWTPERISFLVRNIVLVIVGGIALGLFATAANLYYVAAAVFGAVLVVVVAWQFEAALVVYVLVAFVPWGRTPDIAVGGSGAGKGVFISEVMLGFLLVIWFARYLFGSIPKDRVKSGFYVPLALYIAYCIVNVVNSYIFWDPHINRIFQNPMVNIVDLGLRILSAGALVMVATTISNRKWLKITTIAMLIPGIYNLLNALVGYPVPVSALWWSFLTLLPACYFTAMALDIDKKRWQRILCGVVVALCLYVICFKVVSWVSGWLALLCGLAAVLAIKNKRLFWAACIVFVVVVIAAWPFINRNVVEESKTGGDYDRFSLMLGAWKYATHFPLGVGLGNYRSYNSFYYGHKWGTTAYTSAHGTYSQCLSETGIPGLILFLSILVMGFRWMLVRYRAMPPGFSKTFLLAVLGQFVGISITAFFGDYIIPAYHNEGLTTFATTVYSWLFWGLAIAHIRLSGKDV, encoded by the coding sequence ATGCCCGATCATAGCAACAAAACGGACCGCGAAACATGGACTCCCGAGCGTATATCGTTCTTAGTTCGTAATATCGTTCTGGTAATAGTCGGAGGGATAGCACTCGGATTATTCGCGACTGCTGCCAACTTATACTATGTGGCGGCTGCGGTATTTGGTGCAGTTTTGGTTGTTGTTGTAGCGTGGCAGTTCGAGGCAGCTCTGGTAGTGTATGTACTGGTTGCATTTGTGCCTTGGGGACGGACGCCTGACATCGCGGTTGGTGGTTCCGGCGCCGGCAAGGGTGTGTTTATCAGTGAAGTAATGTTGGGTTTTCTGCTCGTCATCTGGTTTGCCCGTTACCTCTTTGGCAGCATCCCCAAAGACAGAGTCAAATCAGGTTTTTATGTGCCGCTTGCCCTGTATATAGCATATTGCATTGTCAATGTGGTGAATTCATACATATTCTGGGATCCTCATATCAATCGCATATTTCAAAATCCTATGGTCAATATCGTCGATCTGGGTCTGCGAATTTTAAGTGCGGGTGCTCTAGTGATGGTTGCCACAACGATATCCAACAGGAAGTGGCTCAAAATCACAACAATCGCTATGCTCATACCCGGCATCTACAACCTGCTGAATGCTCTCGTCGGCTACCCAGTGCCGGTTTCTGCACTCTGGTGGTCATTTCTGACTTTGCTGCCTGCGTGTTATTTTACTGCAATGGCTCTTGATATTGATAAAAAGCGGTGGCAGCGTATTCTCTGCGGCGTTGTTGTTGCGTTGTGCCTGTATGTAATCTGCTTCAAGGTAGTTTCCTGGGTGTCGGGTTGGCTTGCACTGTTATGCGGGCTGGCAGCCGTTCTGGCAATAAAAAACAAGCGTCTGTTTTGGGCTGCGTGCATTGTTTTTGTGGTTGTTGTAATTGCTGCATGGCCGTTTATCAATAGGAATGTTGTTGAGGAATCGAAGACTGGCGGCGATTATGACAGGTTTTCTCTGATGCTTGGTGCGTGGAAATACGCGACGCATTTCCCCCTGGGTGTCGGACTTGGCAACTATCGGTCTTATAACTCATTTTATTATGGCCACAAGTGGGGGACCACTGCCTACACATCTGCACATGGCACATATTCCCAATGTCTTTCCGAGACGGGCATTCCCGGGCTGATTTTATTTTTATCCATACTTGTGATGGGTTTTCGCTGGATGCTGGTACGGTATAGGGCGATGCCGCCCGGCTTTTCAAAGACATTTTTATTGGCAGTGCTCGGCCAGTTCGTTGGGATATCGATTACGGCGTTTTTTGGCGACTATATAATCCCTGCCTATCACAATGAGGGGCTGACAACTTTTGCAACCACAGTTTATTCATGGCTCTTTTGGGGCTTGGCGATCGCGCACATCAGGCTCAGTGGGAAGGACGTATGA
- a CDS encoding glycosyltransferase family 2 protein, with protein sequence MMDLSISIVSWNTRDLLDRCLESIYKSASAIDFEVTVVDNTSSDGSVDMVRQKYPDVRVISNSENVGFARANNQAYAMSSGKYFLLLNPDTLVLGDALNRLIDFAENHAMAGAVGPLVRNEDGSLQYTWAKFPTMLSEVIGYHDRRVIGMARPPSDVDEARSLAPFCVDWVGGCCLLIKREVVEQIGLMDESLFMYCEETDWCLRLHKAGWQVWVEPSAEIMHYGGRSSAQISQKCEQTLRRSKTSYFRKHNGPVQACVLAGLLASKSWISHKMRKSVR encoded by the coding sequence ATGATGGACCTATCGATCTCGATAGTGAGTTGGAACACTCGTGACTTGCTGGACCGGTGTTTGGAGTCGATATATAAGTCGGCCAGTGCAATCGATTTTGAGGTCACAGTTGTCGACAATACTTCATCAGACGGCAGCGTCGATATGGTTCGGCAGAAGTATCCTGATGTGCGTGTGATCAGTAACTCCGAAAATGTCGGATTTGCACGAGCGAACAACCAGGCATATGCAATGAGTTCGGGCAAGTATTTTTTACTATTGAACCCGGACACTCTGGTCTTAGGCGATGCGCTCAACAGGCTGATTGACTTTGCCGAAAATCATGCCATGGCAGGTGCTGTGGGTCCGTTAGTGCGAAATGAGGACGGTTCGCTGCAGTATACGTGGGCGAAGTTTCCGACCATGTTGAGCGAGGTGATAGGATATCACGACAGGCGCGTTATTGGTATGGCTCGTCCGCCTTCAGATGTCGATGAAGCACGTAGTCTTGCGCCTTTTTGTGTAGACTGGGTAGGGGGATGCTGTCTGCTGATTAAGCGGGAGGTAGTTGAGCAGATAGGTCTTATGGACGAATCTCTGTTTATGTATTGCGAAGAGACCGACTGGTGTCTGCGGCTCCATAAGGCTGGTTGGCAGGTATGGGTAGAGCCATCAGCGGAGATTATGCATTATGGCGGCAGGAGCAGCGCTCAGATATCGCAAAAGTGTGAGCAGACGTTGCGCAGGAGCAAAACAAGCTATTTCCGCAAACACAATGGCCCTGTCCAAGCCTGCGTGCTCGCAGGACTGCTGGCGTCGAAATCGTGGATCAGTCATAAGATGCGGAAGAGTGTCCGATAA